The Streptomyces sp. NBC_01689 genome includes a window with the following:
- a CDS encoding APC family permease produces MSGETVPGLRRDAIGLREVLFQSVTAMAPAAAVAASIPSGAPFAGGSLPLSVLIALVACLFTASCVAELARQLPSAGSVSTYAAQGLHPTVGFLVGWGYVFVEALVPPLLLLQLGFTTAGTLHQEWSAYPDDLWWPWSLAGAAVIALAGYFGVRASARFGTVLGVFEVLVFVVFALWLIVKAGGDNTLSVFGTSHTASGHEGIGGVFAGSVYTVLAFAGFEAAAPLAEETKDPRRTMHRAVLGAALAIGLVYVLTTYAMTVYVGPDRFAGFSASGAASWEGVARASFGLFWVLVFLAVVNSTIANANACATVSTRTAFALARIKVFPELFTRLHPRHRSPVAGVAVQCAVAVAAMLGLGFAYDPVTAFLLLATVIVTVVIGVYIVVNLACAGYFLRRGRELFHPVRHLLFPLLGIVAFVPALLTAAGLPVFDFVSELTAPVSYAGPIVGVWMLAGVVVLIVLARRHPGRIADTARVHLDEAPSPDLRQSGATQR; encoded by the coding sequence ATGTCGGGGGAGACGGTTCCGGGGCTGCGGCGCGACGCCATCGGCCTGCGCGAGGTCCTGTTCCAGAGTGTCACGGCCATGGCGCCGGCCGCCGCGGTCGCCGCATCCATCCCGTCGGGCGCACCGTTCGCGGGCGGCAGCCTGCCACTGTCCGTACTGATCGCCCTCGTCGCGTGCCTTTTCACCGCGTCGTGCGTGGCCGAGCTCGCACGGCAACTGCCCTCCGCGGGGTCGGTGTCCACGTACGCGGCGCAGGGACTGCACCCGACTGTAGGATTTCTGGTCGGCTGGGGCTATGTGTTCGTCGAAGCCCTGGTGCCTCCGCTGCTGCTCCTGCAACTCGGGTTCACCACCGCCGGCACATTGCACCAGGAGTGGTCCGCGTACCCGGACGACCTGTGGTGGCCCTGGTCGCTCGCCGGCGCCGCGGTGATCGCGCTCGCGGGCTACTTCGGGGTGCGCGCCTCGGCCCGCTTCGGGACCGTCCTCGGGGTCTTCGAGGTCCTGGTCTTCGTCGTCTTCGCCCTGTGGCTGATCGTCAAGGCGGGCGGTGACAACACCCTGTCGGTCTTCGGGACGTCGCACACCGCCTCCGGACACGAAGGCATCGGCGGCGTGTTCGCGGGATCGGTCTACACCGTGCTGGCCTTCGCCGGGTTCGAGGCGGCGGCCCCGCTCGCCGAGGAGACCAAGGACCCGCGCCGGACCATGCATCGGGCGGTCCTCGGCGCGGCTCTGGCGATCGGCCTGGTCTACGTCCTCACCACCTACGCCATGACCGTCTACGTCGGCCCGGACCGCTTCGCCGGGTTCTCGGCCTCCGGAGCCGCGTCGTGGGAGGGTGTGGCCCGCGCCTCGTTCGGGCTGTTCTGGGTGCTCGTGTTCCTGGCCGTGGTCAACTCGACGATCGCCAACGCCAACGCCTGCGCGACCGTCTCCACCCGGACCGCCTTCGCCCTCGCCCGGATCAAGGTCTTCCCCGAGCTGTTCACGCGCCTGCATCCCCGGCACCGCTCCCCCGTCGCCGGAGTCGCCGTGCAGTGCGCCGTGGCGGTCGCGGCCATGCTCGGTCTCGGCTTCGCCTACGACCCGGTGACGGCGTTCCTACTGCTGGCGACGGTGATCGTCACAGTGGTGATCGGCGTGTACATCGTGGTGAACCTCGCCTGTGCGGGCTATTTCCTGCGCCGCGGACGCGAGTTGTTCCATCCGGTACGTCATCTGCTGTTCCCGCTGCTGGGCATCGTCGCCTTCGTCCCGGCCCTGTTGACCGCCGCGGGCCTGCCCGTCTTCGACTTCGTCTCGGAGCTCACCGCACCCGTGTCGTACGCGGGGCCGATCGTCGGGGTCTGGATGCTGGCCGGGGTCGTGGTGCTGATCGTCCTCGCGCGCCGTCACCCCGGGCGCATAGCCGACACCGCCCGTGTCCACCTCGACGAGGCCCCTTCCCCCGATCTTCGACAGAGCGGAGCCACCCAGCGATGA
- a CDS encoding ROK family transcriptional regulator — MTAPLHEAHPNGSGRRLPDTQQGMRRRNLSRVMHAVRAEGPLSRAAVASHIGLTRAAVSTLVDELIRSGLLEELGPERPGRVGRPGSALAVSGRGPAGIGAEVGVDHLAVCAVDLRGDVRARAVRHGTNRGRPAGPVVGELTELVGQVVAEAEREGLWPAGLAVAVPGLVARDARTVVRAPNLDWHDTDLGALLPPELPLTVDNEANFGGLAELWLGDATARDFLHVSAEIGIGAAVLVDGHLLRGTRGFAGELGHVPVRPDGPACPCGGHGCLEQYAGEEAVLRAAGLEPDGDRVGVLAERAARGDERVRRALRDAGTALGIALTGAVNLLDPETVVLGGALSGLAPWLLPSLEDELARRTAGPACAVSVSRLGPQGPLLGAAHSVVRAVLDDPSSVAERS; from the coding sequence ATGACCGCACCGCTGCACGAGGCCCACCCGAACGGTTCCGGCCGCCGGCTGCCCGACACCCAGCAGGGCATGCGCCGTCGCAACCTCTCCCGGGTCATGCACGCCGTCAGGGCCGAGGGACCGCTGTCACGGGCGGCCGTCGCCTCGCACATCGGTCTGACCCGGGCGGCCGTCTCCACACTGGTCGACGAGTTGATCCGCTCCGGGCTCCTCGAGGAGCTCGGACCGGAGCGTCCGGGCCGGGTGGGGCGCCCCGGCTCGGCACTCGCGGTCAGCGGCCGCGGCCCGGCCGGGATCGGCGCGGAGGTGGGTGTCGATCATCTGGCGGTGTGCGCGGTCGACCTGCGCGGGGACGTACGGGCCCGCGCGGTGCGGCACGGCACGAACCGCGGCCGGCCGGCCGGACCCGTGGTCGGCGAGCTGACCGAACTGGTCGGCCAGGTCGTCGCCGAGGCCGAGCGCGAGGGACTGTGGCCCGCGGGTCTCGCGGTCGCCGTGCCCGGCCTGGTGGCACGCGACGCCCGGACCGTGGTCCGCGCGCCCAACCTCGACTGGCACGACACGGACCTCGGCGCGCTGCTGCCCCCCGAACTTCCGCTGACCGTGGACAACGAGGCCAACTTCGGCGGCCTCGCGGAACTCTGGCTGGGTGACGCGACCGCCCGCGACTTCCTGCACGTGTCCGCGGAGATCGGCATCGGCGCGGCGGTGTTGGTGGACGGGCACCTGCTGCGCGGAACACGGGGTTTCGCCGGCGAGCTGGGCCATGTGCCGGTGCGTCCCGACGGACCGGCGTGTCCGTGCGGCGGACACGGATGCCTCGAACAGTACGCGGGCGAGGAGGCCGTCCTGCGGGCGGCCGGACTGGAACCGGATGGCGACCGGGTCGGGGTACTGGCCGAGCGCGCCGCACGCGGCGACGAACGGGTACGACGAGCCCTGCGGGACGCCGGGACCGCGCTCGGCATCGCACTGACCGGGGCGGTCAACCTGCTGGACCCGGAGACCGTGGTCCTGGGCGGAGCGCTCTCCGGCCTCGCGCCGTGGCTGCTGCCGTCGCTCGAGGACGAGCTGGCGCGACGTACGGCGGGTCCGGCCTGTGCGGTGTCCGTCTCACGGCTGGGTCCGCAGGGGCCGCTGCTGGGGGCCGCTCATTCGGTGGTGCGGGCCGTGCTCGACGATCCCTCGTCGGTCGCGGAGCGGTCGTAG